The following proteins come from a genomic window of Malus domestica chromosome 02, GDT2T_hap1:
- the LOC103401919 gene encoding calcium uniporter protein 2, mitochondrial, translated as MAFKKTLAQRLFNISKASTQTLRNCRISSSAVHIRPASKPRETSIAPDPGDNAMFRRFLHKTPSAGNFQKPAIWSLPMGENLMEKLKVMAIGQDRIRLDGLAPPEPEPESLPVAKLGLTTEETKKLLRVAQLEAVKLKLREVRKSWVSYSEFVRICRESCEDPDMGLGFAKSLDENGSVIVLGNSVCLKPEQVAKAIQELFPIPGTPPDSDDPRIRELEDMERHKFEIDRKAKSLVRKELWCGLGFLVVQTAGFMRLTFWELSWDIMEPICFYVTSMYFMAGYAFFLRTSIEPSFEGFYHSRFQAKQKRLMKLENFDVGRYDELRKACYPYSSDSSEMTPTTAFDGAKRKQFGSVH; from the exons ATGGCGTTCAAGAAAACCCTAGCCCAGCGTCTGTTCAACATCTCCAAGGCGTCGACCCAAACCCTCAGAAACTGCCGGATTTCGTCGTCGGCGGTCCACATCCGACCCGCTTCCAAGCCTCGCGAGACGAGCATCGCGCCCGACCCGGGTGACAATGCCATGTTCCGGAGGTTCCTCCACAAGACACCGTCGGCGGGAAATTTCCAGAAGCCAGCGATCTGGTCTTTGCCGATGGGGGAAAACCTAATGGAGAAGCTCAAAGTCATGGCCATTGGCCAGGATCGGATCCGATTGGACGGTTTGGCTCCGCCGGAGCCCGAGCCGGAGAGCTTGCCGGTGGCAAAATTGGGATTGACGACGGAGGAAACAAAGAAGCTGCTAAGGGTGGCCCAGCTGGAGGCGGTGAAATTGAAGCTTCGAGAAGTCCGGAAAAGCTGGGTATCGTATTCGGAGTTTGTTCGGATCTGCAGGGAAAGCTGCGAGGATCCGGATATGGGTCTGGGGTTTGCGAAATCGCTGGACGAAAACGGCTCCGTCATCGTATTGGGAAATTCCGTTTGTTTGAAGCCCGAACAg GTAGCCAAAGCAATTCAAGAACTATTTCCCATTCCAGGAACACCACCCGACTCCGATGACCCCAGAATTAGGGAATTGGAAGACATGGAGAGGCACAAGTTTGAGATAGACCGAAAGGCCAAGTCCCTTGTCCGAAAGGAGCTTTGGTGCGGTCTTGGCTTTTTGGTTGTCCAAACAGCCGGATTCATGAGGCTCACGTTCTGGGAGCTCTCATGGGACATCATGGAACCCATCTGCTTCTACGTTACTTCAATGTATTTCATGGCTGGATACGCCTTCTTCCTCAGGACGTCGATAGAGCCCTCTTTCGAAGGGTTTTACCATAGCCGGTTTCAGGCTAAGCAGAAGCGCCTCATGAAGCTTGAGAATTTCGACGTCGGAAGGTATGACGAGCTTCGTAAAGCATGTTATCCGTACTCGTCGGATTCATCGGAAATGACCCCGACAACTGCTTTTGATGGGGCGAAGAGGAAGCAATTTGGTTCAGTACAttag
- the LOC103402413 gene encoding fatty acid elongase 3-like, with protein sequence MLGQPAIQALTFWLSEHPSIVGFRWSHTHSWGSTWSFLFTAIAVYISLSILLHLFLLAVNRSGRPVPLGPIPAIHSLAMALISFTIFAGITLSSAAEIHETRWFWRRSKTPFQWLLCFPLGTRPSGRVFFWSYVYYLSRFPHMLRTFFTILRRRKLVPFQLFNHSILTVISFLWLEFSQSIQVLAILCTTLVYSVVYGYRFWTAVGLPGACFPVVVNCQIALLGCNVACHVGVLMLHFMKGGCNGIGAWVFNSVLNGVILLAFLNFYIRIHLGFFNKKGKGRGVSSGAGGGDTAAKSVGVKDKEL encoded by the coding sequence ATGTTGGGTCAACCCGCCATCCAGGCTCTCACATTCTGGCTCTCAGAGCACCCGTCCATCGTCGGGTTCCGCTGGTCCCACACCCACTCCTGGGGCTCCACGTGGTCCTTCCTCTTCACCGCCATCGCCGTCTACATAAGCCTCTCCATCCTTCTCCACCTCTTCCTCCTCGCCGTTAACCGGTCGGGTCGACCAGTCCCGCTCGGACCTATACCCGCAATCCACAGCCTCGCGATGGCCCTAATATCGTTCACAATCTTCGCCGGGATCACCCTCTCCTCCGCCGCCGAAATTCACGAGACACGGTGGTTCTGGCGGCGGTCCAAAACCCCATTCCAGTGGCTCCTCTGCTTCCCGCTCGGGACCCGGCCGTCGGGTCGGGTATTTTTCTGGTCCTACGTGTACTACCTGTCCAGATTCCCCCACATGCTCCGCACATTCTTCACCATCCTCCGCCGCCGGAAGCTTGTCCCCTTCCAGCTCTTCAACCACTCGATCCTCACCGTCATCTCGTTCCTCTGGCTCGAGTTCTCGCAGTCGATTCAGGTCCTCGCCATCCTCTGCACAACGCTCGTCTACTCCGTGGTTTACGGGTACAGGTTCTGGACCGCCGTGGGGCTGCCGGGCGCGTGTTTTCCGGTGGTGGTGAACTGCCAGATTGCGCTGCTGGGTTGCAACGTGGCGTGCCACGTCGGCGTCCTGATGCTGCATTTCATGAAAGGCGGGTGCAACGGGATTGGCGCGTGGGTGTTCAATTCGGTCCTCAACGGTGTGATTCTGTTggcatttttgaatttttacatCAGAATTCATCTGGGGTTTTTCAATAAGAAGGGGAAGGGAAGAGGTGTCAGCAGCGGAGCTGGCGGTGGCGATACGGCGGCCAAGTCCGTTGGAGTTAAGGACAAGGAGCTTTGA
- the LOC139191108 gene encoding uncharacterized protein has product MVDETLRRDMTNISMSPFTDEIEQAEPPRKFSMPQFTSFKGDGDPERHLKHYRSAMVLYQNNDALMCKIFATTLQGEAQDWFHTLPTRSIQNFDDFSLVFTKEYSSYRSIKKKSDHLFNVKKNPKESLRDYVKRFKAEKAKIVGCDNMIASAAFQKGLPADHPLFGEMIMKEDLTLADSFALAEKHALWDEARQAEKVPE; this is encoded by the coding sequence ATGGTTGATGAAACACTAAGGCGAgatatgaccaacataagcatgtCACCTTTCACGGATGAGATCGAGCAAGCAGAGCCTCCGcgcaagtttagcatgccacagttcacatctttcaaaggagacGGGGATCCCGAAAGACACTTGAAGCATTACCGAAGTGCGATGGTCCTTTATCAAAATAATGACGcccttatgtgcaaaatattcgccactaccttacaaggcgaggcacaagattggtttcatACCTTGCCGACACGATCCATCcagaattttgatgatttttccttggttttcaccaaagaatactcatcttatcgttcgatcaagaaaaagtccgaTCACCTGTTCAAcgtaaagaaaaacccaaaagagtcaCTTCGCGATTACGTGAAgagattcaaagcagagaaAGCGAAAATCGTCGGATGCGATAACATGATAGCaagtgcagccttccaaaaaggactcccagcagaccacccactgtttggagaaatgatcatgaaagaagacctaACTCTAGCAGATTCTTTTgctctggcagagaagcatgcactttgggacgaggctcgacAAGCAGAAAAGGTGCCCGAATAG